A region of Takifugu flavidus isolate HTHZ2018 chromosome 2, ASM371156v2, whole genome shotgun sequence DNA encodes the following proteins:
- the btbd10b gene encoding BTB/POZ domain-containing protein 10 isoform X1, producing the protein MAARLQVYDSNSSDTENWDRKAISRPRKFCKHSGSSQARASRVEVEQRKMSLHGASGGCEHSRDRRRSSDRSRDSSHEREGQLTPCIRNVTSPTRQHNSDRERDGGPSSRPSSPRPQRVSPSGSSSSGVVSSRNSSLSSTEGTFKSLEVGEMVFVYENPKEPGASAAVGNRNLRTSERVTLIVDNTRFVVDPSIFIAQPNTMLGRMFGSGREHNFTRPNEKGEFEVAEGISSTVFRAILDYYKSGIIRCPDGISIPELREACDYLCISFDYSTIKCRDLSALMHELSNDGARRQFEFYLEEMVLPLMVASAQSGERECHIVVLTDDDVVDWDEEYPPQMGEEYSQIIYSTKLYRFFKYIENRDVAKSVLKERGLKKIRLGIEGYPTYKEKVKKRPGGRPEVIYNYVQRPFIRMSWEKEEGKSRHVDFQCVKSKSITNLAAAAADIPQDQLVVMHPGPQVDELDILPNHPPSGNHYSNNYSNEPDPDAPSPAV; encoded by the exons ACTCCAGCGACACCGAAAACTGGGATCGAAAAGCAATCAGCCGACCTCGGAAGTTCTGCAAGCACTCGGG CAGCAGCCAGGCCCGAGCATCTCGAGTGGAGGTCGAACAGAGGAAGATGAGCCTGCATGGTGCCAGCGGAGGCTGTGAGCACTCGCGCGACCGCCGCCGTTCCAGCGATCGTTCCAGAGACTCCTCGCATGAGAGGGAAGGCCAGCTCACCCCCTGTATTCGGAATGTCACCTCGCCCACCCGCCAGCACAACAGCG ACCGGGAGAGAGATGGCGGCCCATCGTCCAGGCCCAGCAGCCCCCGGCCACAGAGAGTTTCACCCAGCGGCTCGAGCAGCAGCGGGGTGGTGAGCAGTCGCAACAGCAGCCTGTCCAGCACCGAAGGCACCTTCAAAAGCTTGGAAGTCGGGGAAATGGTCTTTGTCTACGAGAACCCAAAGGAGCCCGGAGCAAGCGCAGCTGTCGGGAACCGAAACCTTCGGACCTCAGAAAGAGTCACCCTGATAGTGGACAACACGCGCTTCGTGGTGGATCCCTCCATCTTCATCGCACAACCCAACACCATGCTGGGCAG GATGTTTGGCTCCGGGAGAGAACACAATTTCACCCGTCCCAATGAGAAGGGGGAGTTCGAAGTGGCCGAGGGCATCAGCTCCACTGTGTTCCGAGCGATTCTG GATTACTACAAATCTGGGATTATCCGCTGCCCTGATGGAATCTCCATCCCGGAGTTGCGGGAAGCCTGCGACTATCTATGCATCTCGTTCGACTACAGCACCATCAAATGCAGAGACCTCA GCGCCCTGATGCACGAGCTGTCCAATGACGGCGCTCGGAGACAGTTTGAGTTTTACTTGGAGGAGATGGTCCTGCCTCTGATGGTGGCCAGCGCCCAGAGCGGAGAGCGGGAGTGTCACATAGTCGTGCTCACGGACGATGATGTCGTGGACTGGGATGAAGAGTATCCACCACAGATGGGAGAAGAGTATTCCCAGA tcaTCTACAGCACGAAGCTCTACAGGTTTTTCAAGTATATCGAGAACCGAGACGTGGCCAAATCCGTCTTAAAGGAGAGAGGACTGAAGAAAATAAGACTGGGCATTGAAG GTTATCCCACTTataaagaaaaggtcaaaaaacGCCCCGGAGGTCGTCCAGAGGTCATCTACAACTACGTCCAGAGGCCCTTCATCCGCATGTCctgggaaaaggaggagggcaAAAGCCGCCACGTGGACTTCCAGTGCGTCAAGTCCAAGTCCATCACCAACctggcggcagcggcggccgACATTCCCCAGGACCAGCTGGTGGTGATGCACCCGGGCCCCCAGGTGGACGAACTGGACATCCTGCCCAACCACCCCCCCAGCGGGAATCACTACAGCAACAACTACAGCAACGAGCCCGACCCCGATGCACCTTCGCCTGCTGTGTGA
- the btbd10b gene encoding BTB/POZ domain-containing protein 10 isoform X2, giving the protein MAARLQVYDSNSSDTENWDRKAISRPRKFCKHSGSQARASRVEVEQRKMSLHGASGGCEHSRDRRRSSDRSRDSSHEREGQLTPCIRNVTSPTRQHNSDRERDGGPSSRPSSPRPQRVSPSGSSSSGVVSSRNSSLSSTEGTFKSLEVGEMVFVYENPKEPGASAAVGNRNLRTSERVTLIVDNTRFVVDPSIFIAQPNTMLGRMFGSGREHNFTRPNEKGEFEVAEGISSTVFRAILDYYKSGIIRCPDGISIPELREACDYLCISFDYSTIKCRDLSALMHELSNDGARRQFEFYLEEMVLPLMVASAQSGERECHIVVLTDDDVVDWDEEYPPQMGEEYSQIIYSTKLYRFFKYIENRDVAKSVLKERGLKKIRLGIEGYPTYKEKVKKRPGGRPEVIYNYVQRPFIRMSWEKEEGKSRHVDFQCVKSKSITNLAAAAADIPQDQLVVMHPGPQVDELDILPNHPPSGNHYSNNYSNEPDPDAPSPAV; this is encoded by the exons ACTCCAGCGACACCGAAAACTGGGATCGAAAAGCAATCAGCCGACCTCGGAAGTTCTGCAAGCACTCGGG CAGCCAGGCCCGAGCATCTCGAGTGGAGGTCGAACAGAGGAAGATGAGCCTGCATGGTGCCAGCGGAGGCTGTGAGCACTCGCGCGACCGCCGCCGTTCCAGCGATCGTTCCAGAGACTCCTCGCATGAGAGGGAAGGCCAGCTCACCCCCTGTATTCGGAATGTCACCTCGCCCACCCGCCAGCACAACAGCG ACCGGGAGAGAGATGGCGGCCCATCGTCCAGGCCCAGCAGCCCCCGGCCACAGAGAGTTTCACCCAGCGGCTCGAGCAGCAGCGGGGTGGTGAGCAGTCGCAACAGCAGCCTGTCCAGCACCGAAGGCACCTTCAAAAGCTTGGAAGTCGGGGAAATGGTCTTTGTCTACGAGAACCCAAAGGAGCCCGGAGCAAGCGCAGCTGTCGGGAACCGAAACCTTCGGACCTCAGAAAGAGTCACCCTGATAGTGGACAACACGCGCTTCGTGGTGGATCCCTCCATCTTCATCGCACAACCCAACACCATGCTGGGCAG GATGTTTGGCTCCGGGAGAGAACACAATTTCACCCGTCCCAATGAGAAGGGGGAGTTCGAAGTGGCCGAGGGCATCAGCTCCACTGTGTTCCGAGCGATTCTG GATTACTACAAATCTGGGATTATCCGCTGCCCTGATGGAATCTCCATCCCGGAGTTGCGGGAAGCCTGCGACTATCTATGCATCTCGTTCGACTACAGCACCATCAAATGCAGAGACCTCA GCGCCCTGATGCACGAGCTGTCCAATGACGGCGCTCGGAGACAGTTTGAGTTTTACTTGGAGGAGATGGTCCTGCCTCTGATGGTGGCCAGCGCCCAGAGCGGAGAGCGGGAGTGTCACATAGTCGTGCTCACGGACGATGATGTCGTGGACTGGGATGAAGAGTATCCACCACAGATGGGAGAAGAGTATTCCCAGA tcaTCTACAGCACGAAGCTCTACAGGTTTTTCAAGTATATCGAGAACCGAGACGTGGCCAAATCCGTCTTAAAGGAGAGAGGACTGAAGAAAATAAGACTGGGCATTGAAG GTTATCCCACTTataaagaaaaggtcaaaaaacGCCCCGGAGGTCGTCCAGAGGTCATCTACAACTACGTCCAGAGGCCCTTCATCCGCATGTCctgggaaaaggaggagggcaAAAGCCGCCACGTGGACTTCCAGTGCGTCAAGTCCAAGTCCATCACCAACctggcggcagcggcggccgACATTCCCCAGGACCAGCTGGTGGTGATGCACCCGGGCCCCCAGGTGGACGAACTGGACATCCTGCCCAACCACCCCCCCAGCGGGAATCACTACAGCAACAACTACAGCAACGAGCCCGACCCCGATGCACCTTCGCCTGCTGTGTGA
- the btbd10b gene encoding BTB/POZ domain-containing protein 10 isoform X3: MSLHGASGGCEHSRDRRRSSDRSRDSSHEREGQLTPCIRNVTSPTRQHNSDRERDGGPSSRPSSPRPQRVSPSGSSSSGVVSSRNSSLSSTEGTFKSLEVGEMVFVYENPKEPGASAAVGNRNLRTSERVTLIVDNTRFVVDPSIFIAQPNTMLGRMFGSGREHNFTRPNEKGEFEVAEGISSTVFRAILDYYKSGIIRCPDGISIPELREACDYLCISFDYSTIKCRDLSALMHELSNDGARRQFEFYLEEMVLPLMVASAQSGERECHIVVLTDDDVVDWDEEYPPQMGEEYSQIIYSTKLYRFFKYIENRDVAKSVLKERGLKKIRLGIEGYPTYKEKVKKRPGGRPEVIYNYVQRPFIRMSWEKEEGKSRHVDFQCVKSKSITNLAAAAADIPQDQLVVMHPGPQVDELDILPNHPPSGNHYSNNYSNEPDPDAPSPAV; this comes from the exons ATGAGCCTGCATGGTGCCAGCGGAGGCTGTGAGCACTCGCGCGACCGCCGCCGTTCCAGCGATCGTTCCAGAGACTCCTCGCATGAGAGGGAAGGCCAGCTCACCCCCTGTATTCGGAATGTCACCTCGCCCACCCGCCAGCACAACAGCG ACCGGGAGAGAGATGGCGGCCCATCGTCCAGGCCCAGCAGCCCCCGGCCACAGAGAGTTTCACCCAGCGGCTCGAGCAGCAGCGGGGTGGTGAGCAGTCGCAACAGCAGCCTGTCCAGCACCGAAGGCACCTTCAAAAGCTTGGAAGTCGGGGAAATGGTCTTTGTCTACGAGAACCCAAAGGAGCCCGGAGCAAGCGCAGCTGTCGGGAACCGAAACCTTCGGACCTCAGAAAGAGTCACCCTGATAGTGGACAACACGCGCTTCGTGGTGGATCCCTCCATCTTCATCGCACAACCCAACACCATGCTGGGCAG GATGTTTGGCTCCGGGAGAGAACACAATTTCACCCGTCCCAATGAGAAGGGGGAGTTCGAAGTGGCCGAGGGCATCAGCTCCACTGTGTTCCGAGCGATTCTG GATTACTACAAATCTGGGATTATCCGCTGCCCTGATGGAATCTCCATCCCGGAGTTGCGGGAAGCCTGCGACTATCTATGCATCTCGTTCGACTACAGCACCATCAAATGCAGAGACCTCA GCGCCCTGATGCACGAGCTGTCCAATGACGGCGCTCGGAGACAGTTTGAGTTTTACTTGGAGGAGATGGTCCTGCCTCTGATGGTGGCCAGCGCCCAGAGCGGAGAGCGGGAGTGTCACATAGTCGTGCTCACGGACGATGATGTCGTGGACTGGGATGAAGAGTATCCACCACAGATGGGAGAAGAGTATTCCCAGA tcaTCTACAGCACGAAGCTCTACAGGTTTTTCAAGTATATCGAGAACCGAGACGTGGCCAAATCCGTCTTAAAGGAGAGAGGACTGAAGAAAATAAGACTGGGCATTGAAG GTTATCCCACTTataaagaaaaggtcaaaaaacGCCCCGGAGGTCGTCCAGAGGTCATCTACAACTACGTCCAGAGGCCCTTCATCCGCATGTCctgggaaaaggaggagggcaAAAGCCGCCACGTGGACTTCCAGTGCGTCAAGTCCAAGTCCATCACCAACctggcggcagcggcggccgACATTCCCCAGGACCAGCTGGTGGTGATGCACCCGGGCCCCCAGGTGGACGAACTGGACATCCTGCCCAACCACCCCCCCAGCGGGAATCACTACAGCAACAACTACAGCAACGAGCCCGACCCCGATGCACCTTCGCCTGCTGTGTGA
- the rassf10b gene encoding ras association domain-containing protein 10 has product MESKERRISVFVCREEKLVFGVSKRTTCADVVKVLLEDQNLQRGTGALSGCAQSHRIVEKWRGFQRVLPDRTKILRLWDAWGDEQRNVKFMLVRGEASWADRRARSAEARVVLSKQSPSVSGGAAQAPARGISPEKQRRVVRKAFRKLEKINRKEKKRAQNDASSAERMETLAHLVISQDLTVRQQIQRIAELDTEIESCEARVHLDRIKRHGINYVQDTYLVEAASIPAGGDGRSADLLTSMEEYACLMEKVVRLQEELSEKEALVEIISLQLREELDHSWMRRRRESQDASAPSSTVEDAAGGNQLLLEADRIRTELDASSYIGLRLCSDLEAVRANLELAEEICAAMEEEVRDLLERVEVLEADATTGGEEGCSLEGEDLRGAVERKGGWEEAGALAKSPDTINDDDSDTGLSSLHSQDSDSLPVWESPV; this is encoded by the coding sequence ATGGAGTCAAAGGAAAGAAGGATTTCAGTGTTCGTCTGCCGAGAGGAGAAGCTCGTGTTCGGCGTGTCCAAGCGCACAACATGCGCCGATGTCGTCAAAGTTCTGCTGGAGGACCAGAACTTGCAGCGAGGCACCGGGGCGCTCTCCGGGTGCGCACAATCTCACCGCATCGTGGAGAAATGGCGAGGATTCCAGAGAGTTTTACCCGACAGGACGAAAATATTACGGCTTTGGGACGCGTGGGGGGACGAGCAGAGGAACGTGAAGTTTATGTTGGTGCGCGGAGAAGCGTCGTGGGCCGACCGCAGAGCCCGGAGCGCCGAGGCGCGTGTGGTCCTCAGCAAACAGAGCCCGTCGGTGAGCGGAGGGGCGGCGCAGGCCCCCGCGAGGGGCATCTCCCCCGAGAAACAGCGACGGGTGGTGAGAAAAGCCTTCAGGAAGCTGGAGAAGatcaacaggaaggagaagaagagggcgcAGAATGACGCGTCATCCGCGGAGAGGATGGAAACTTTGGCCCATCTCGTCATTTCCCAGGACCTCACGGTTCGCCAGCAGATCCAGAGGATCGCGGAGCTGGACACAGAGATCGAAAGCTGCGAGGCCAGAGTGCATCTCGACAGAATTAAGAGACACGGGATCAATTACGTCCAGGACACGTATTTAGTGGAGGCCGCCTCCATCCCAGCGGGGGGCGACGGGCGCTCCGCCGACCTCCTGACCTCGATGGAGGAGTACGCCTGTCTGATGGAGAAGGTGGTTCGACTGCAAGAGGAGCTGAGCGAGAAGGAAGCCCTGGTGGAAATCATCTCGCTGCAGCTGCGGGAGGAACTGGACCACAGCTGGATGCGGCGGAGGAGAGAATCCCAGGACGCGTCGGCCCCCAGCAGCACCGTGGAGGACgcagcaggaggaaaccagCTGCTCTTGGAAGCAGACAGGATCCGGACGGAGCTGGACGCCAGCTCCTACATCGGCCTCCGCCTCTGCTCGGATCTAGAAGCCGTCCGGGCCAACCTGGAGCTGGCTGAGGAGATCTGCGCCGCcatggaggaggaagtgagggatTTACTGGAGAGGGTGGAGGTTCTGGAGGCGGACGCTACGACCGGCGGTGAGGAGGGATGCAGCCTGGAGGGGGAGGACCTGAGGGGCGCCgtggagaggaaaggggggtgggaggaggccGGAGCTCTGGCCAAAAGTCCAGACACCATTAACGACGACGACTCAGACACTGGCCTAAGTTCCCTCCACAGTCAGGACTCAGACAGCCTCCCAGTGTGGGAGTCACCAGtttaa